Genomic DNA from Salvia miltiorrhiza cultivar Shanhuang (shh) chromosome 1, IMPLAD_Smil_shh, whole genome shotgun sequence:
CTGCAATGAACCCATGTTTAGGCCAATAACATGATAATGCCTGCACGCACCACCAGGACCAGCCAAGTATTTAACCACAAGCTTATGTTGCCAATCAAGATGGTTATTATCACATTATTTTTCAAGAATCCCAGCCTTCTATACCAATCTCATAGATGTCAAGCAAGCAAAGCTGAATAACCCTTGTTTTCCATGAAGTTAAACCGGACCAGACATCTTGATGTCCCTTCAGTATTCCAGCAAACTTCATGCACATGCAGAATTGCTGTTAGCACCGGATGCTGCTATATCCGGATATAAAAAGGGCAGTTGCAACTCAAAATCTTCTTCTTTTCACTCTAGCATCAGTGAATCCATCATCATGCCAGACCCGTTCTACAGGAGGTCTGTAATTTCCATCCTGCTGCTCTTCAATATTCCTAATTCTCCGTTGTACAGCCAGAGATTGATGCTTGATTCGCCCATCAAATTCCCTTTCTCGAGCATTACTTCTCTCAACAAATTCTGTATCTGGGTCCGGACAGAATCTGTATGGCCTGGGTCCATCATTCAGATGAAAtctaaaattttcattatcattgTTATAATTTGGTCGAAATGAACGGACAGGTCCTCGCCTCTCTATGAACTTTCTTCTATCATCAATGCTGCCATCACCACGAAGCTCATGAAACTTATTGGAATGTGATGGCCCATTCAAGTACTCTTCACCCTCTCCCATCTCTCGAGAATCTAATGCATCAGATCTCCTAGTATTTCTAGGAAAAAAATGTCCTGGTGAGTCTCTCCTATTAGAATCAGCAGTCCTAGGATGGATATGCTCCCTTCCAGAATCAACTTCTCTCAAGTCATTATTATGTCGTGCAACATAGGAAGGAGATCCACGCCTTCTAGCAACCATGTCATCGTGAAAACAAGGATGGTCAGGAGATCTCATCCTTCCCATCCTATACAAAGCTGGAGATCGATGCTGAGAAAGTTCTGGAAGTCCATTGGGAGATCTCCTGTGAGGAGATGACCATTGACCAGGAGAACGTGTTCGAGATCTAGCTGGGGATTTTGAGCGAATTCGAGGATAACCCTTTCTTTGCAGGGTGGTAGAGAAGTTCCTGTTCCCACGCACAAGCTGATTATCAAGTTCTTCATACATAGCTTGTGGCTGAGCGTAGACAGGATTAACAACATCATCAGATAAATGCTGCATAAACTTGTCATCATTTCGAAGTCCCATCATGTCAGCACCAGCCTCACCAGAACAGCGTCTTGGACTTGTATTTCTTGGGATCCTGTGAAGCATCTGAAAGCCCCTTGTAACAGGACCATCTCTATCTCCAGAAGAGACTCTCCTCAAGGATGCACGGCGTAGTGAAGAAAATTCATCATTCATTGTCTTCCTTCTGTTACCACCAAAAGAGGTGCCGTCTTGTGGAATATTGTAGCCATTGCGTTCAAGATCAGCATCAGAAATAGATGAAGTGTGCTTACGTCTGATTACTCGATAATCGGATTGGCCGTAAGAACTTTCTGGTGCAAAGTTCTGCTCAGAATTCCAATCACCACGGAAGGAGCCAAAACGACCAGAGATTCTCCCTTTTCCAGGCATGAAATTTGGTCTAGAATTCCTGACCGACTGATCATAGACCCTATCTTTCACAAATTTGTTTGAACCGCCAGTATAGAATTCATCTCTGTTAGGACACAGGAAAAGAAATATAAACAACATTCTTGGAAAAAGGAATAGCCTAATTAGAAgatgaaaaaaaacaaaaggatCAAGATATATTCACCTATTTCCCCTTGGTTGCATCTCTCCATCAAAATCAGAATATCTTTCTTTTCCACTTCGTGACGTCAGTAACCTATTTGAAATAGATTTTGCTTTGAAAGGAGCTGCCATAGCAGAAGGACGTGATAAATTTATGATGCGGCTCTTATTGCCAGCATTGTTGGAATCCTTAGCAGCATCGTGGTCATTTAGACATGCTTCAACCTTAGACAAAGTCAAATCACCCTCGCCTGAGCAGTTTTCTCCAAAAACCTTAGCAGTGGCCTCACCACCAATTTCAGCATCAATCCCATGGCTTCCATCAGTTGGAATACCACAGGACACTTGGCTTTCATGCACATCTTCTACTGACATATCAAGTTGTCTATCAGGAGTGACACCGGTTGCTTTTTTCTCATCAGCTACTACTTCTGACACTTCATAAGATTCTTGCAATGAGTCTTCACTGTTAGGCTCATAACAAACACCAACATGATCTTTGATCGGGTCACCATCAGTTTCATCAAGATTCTCCTCTACAACATCTTTTTCCTTGAATAAAGATGTACTGATGCTTTGGCCAACCGAAAGATCAGAAGGCTGCAAATTTTGTGAATCAGACCTGACAAGTTTTAGATTATCATTGTTCTTTCCCTCAACAATAGGATCTCCTTCAGCTGAATGTGGTACATGCTCTCGAACCTCGCCATCTTCAtattcttcatcttctttttcACACACAGTATCAACGGCACAATTTTGTGCAGATTCAGTATCAGAGCCAGAGGAATCTTCTTCAAGCGTTTCATTGGAAATGTCCATGTCTACCTCACCACATTCAGCTGCATCATCATTTTGGCAAAATTCAACTGCATTCTCATCAATCCGAGCCAATTCAAACTTATCCTGATCTACAACACTGGAAATCCCTAACTCGAACGGTCTTAATTGGTTATTGTCCTCCCTGATAGGCATAGTGGTCGCCTCATCAGGCTTGTCATTGCTCTGAGATTCCTTACCATGAAAAGATTGTTCAGATTGATTTACAAAATCTCCATTTGTAGTTAGTTCTGAACAAGTTGGCAACCGTGCAGGAGATATACTCTGAGGCAACAAAGAAACTGGCACGGCAGAAGAAGATGCACTGCTATCTTGATGCTGCATAACTCTTGCAACAGGTAGTGTAGCAGCATCCTTTGGATTGCAGACTTCTTGCTTGTGCTCTTGAACCACTTCAGACTTTATTGATCTACAGTCATCTAATTTCACAAGACTTGTAGATGACTGCAATATTGTTTCTAAGCTGTGGTTATTGGCACATTCTCTTTTCACAGAACTAAGCTTTGAAGATTCCATATTGGTACTGCTACAACTACCTATGCTACAGTCACGTTTTGAATTATCATCAATAGGTTCAGATTTCACAGCCCTACTCACATTCACAATGGGTAGCTGCACCTGTTTCGAACTCAAATTTGGACCGACACTAGTAAGGTCTAAGTTGTCAGATAAAGATGAGCGCTCCCTGCCAGTATCCATAAACGGGGTAGCAAGCCTCAGACCAAGCGAATCATCCATCTTGCACTCTTGTGGAGATGATTTAGAAGAGCTGGTTGTATGACCATCTAAAACATGTTTTCCTTTATTAAAACCAAGATAAGCTGTGCTCGCTATAGTCAACAAAGATTTATTATCACCACAATTATCACTCTTGTTGAATCCACCAATATTAACAAGCCCGTGAGCAAATGCATCACTACAGGTAGAACCCTCCCATACATCCATTGTCGTGTTCAAATCCCAATTTGATCGATTAGCAGATACAGGATTGCTGGAGTCAGTAGCAATATCTTTCTTGTCACGCAAAACAAGCTTTTCCTCGTGTAAACCCAAACTCAACAAAGATTCTAATTTGTCAGATTTACGGAAATTGGCTTCCTTTTGTTGATGTTCCGAAGCAGGAATAACCGATCCTTTTGGTCCTAATGACAATTCAACATTCATTTTGCCACTAGAGAGTTGAAGTCCACAGGTACCTTCAGTTTGTCCACCAACAATTTCCTGCTTTACATGTGCTGTTTGAGCAATCATGGAGCTGTCAGGAACTTCAGGTTCGGAAGATTTTTCACTCTGCACGATAACCATTTTGTTCCCTGAATCATCAAGAGAACCTAAACTAATTCTGGGATTTGCCTCCACAGGCTTGGATGCGAGAATATCCACATTAGGTAGACTCAATGGAGCAACTTCATTTTCAACTGCTGAAGCACAACTCCCCGTCACGCCCGAGTTAACCAGAgaagcagaatcttttgcttcACTTGACGACATCCCTCCATCTTGGCCGTTAggctcttcttttttctttgaaTCGTGGTCCTCCAAAACCGAAGGCTTTTCTTCTCGGGGAGGAGAACATGGTTGGAATACAGGAAATCGTCTCTTCTTTATAGGAATAGCACTGGAAAAATTAAGAGACTGCTGCTGGTGTACCTGCTGCTGCCCGGAAAATGTCCCAGACTACAGAAAAACTAACGATTTTAGacgaaaaaaaaatctcaaactcgAAAATATTAACAACTGTGAATAATCTAAAGATAGATGGAAAACCTCTGCATTTCCTGGAATTGACATGAGTCCAAATACAATAGCCCTGCGATAAACAAATAGATCAGAAACAAGCTCAATTCACTAAGATACTCTCTTATAATTAGGACGACACTTCAGTAATCGAAAGGGATAATTATCTATTTACTTTATTGCTCTAAATCTGTAAGACCAGACTCCAGATTACCTAATGAAAatatcaattaataaaatttaaagaattatACTAACAAACTCGATAACAAAACAtcaaatgagagagagagagaaggggagaAGACCGAGACCGAGAGCGTTATCTCCTCCCAAGAGAATAAACACCAcaaaagaaaggggaaaaaaaatcttatcagattcgaatgaaaaaaaaaatcttaaaccTATCGCTAACATCTTCAACCTAGCTatccaattaaaattaaaaaaataaaaaataaaaataaataaaaaaaaactaaacataATTTTAATCATGTTTCTCGTTAAAATACGAGAAAAACATGTAGTCCGTGAATCAGGAAATATACTTGAATCagaaaacataaattttctGGCCAAGCAAAAACGAAGAATATAAGAAATTCAGATCGGTGGCGGACACATCGAAACAAAATCCACACATATCTGGTAAAAAGAATTACCTAGAATATGAAGAGAGAGAACCAGAGAAAATCAGAGatagaagagagaaggagagaaatATGAAGAAAGGTTTGTAGTGTGAAAAGGAGAAAACTGAGAGGAGAAAAGGAGGAAGAAGACTGATGAAGGTGGTTTCCAAGTGGTttccataaaaataaataaatggagaTTTGATGAATTAGGGTTTGTGCTTTTCTGCAATTTGTTACTTCCACACGGATTAAATAAATAGTTAAAAGATACTCCGTATAAACtgggaaaaaaaaatctccttCAATAGGAAAATGACACgttagtttctttcttttttaaaataatataacaaaaataccacaatttttataaatgaaaaaatagtactaataaaattataatttttgtgaacgaattaaatatatgtttctatttttatataatcaTCATATTCATGGGCTCAAAGCCTGCAGCAGGTCTAGCAAATTTGTCGATTTCTTTTATTTgcaatttgatttgtttatttgcatagttattctttttttttttttttttgaggaattgCATAGTTATTCTTTAAAGATTGATTTGATATGTCCGAATACTTTAGACACGACTAAAATGTTAGAGCCTCGATAACAACTTTACctaatttttctttctttttttcacaCAATAAAATGTGAGACATAATTATGACACTCGTTAAATATTTGTACATATTAATATATGGCGCATGTATCAAATTCGAGACACTTTGATTTGTGTGAGAAGACTCGATATCCTTTCATCAACACCCACTCCAAATCACAAATTACATTCAAAAATCTTTTGTAAGATTTATCATTATCATCAACCACCTTTTGAATGTAATTATAAACCCATATCTTTTGGATTATGTATCACACCTGAGAGAAGAGATGTGATAACGTAAATTTTAtaccaaacatgatattaatatataataaagtaATAAATATCACAATTAAATATATCATGTCTTATCCCATACCATGTAGCCAACGAGCCCTAAAAGagaatgataatttttttaatactcaaagttgatattatatatatatatataaataataatagaatTATATTGTATGTATAACTATAACAATATGGGTGTCTATTTGTAtattatagaaaaataaaaaaatgtgttttttattttttattttgatataaataaaatgtattcaaCATTTaacataatataaaaataaaatttagaaaaactaataaaatttgaaacttGTGATATAATGAATGAGAAGACCTTGTGGTCTCTCGAAGATGGTTGGCTGATTATGGGCGGTTGAAGAATTAGaataaaatttttctttttatgatgATGAGGTGGCGACCGACCAACCCTCAATTGATCATtgttattttcaattttcaaactaAGTCTCCTTTAGCATTCATCTTAATTACCAATTATATATCATTTTGATCATGGCGGTTGAAGGATTAGAAtaaaatttttcttttcatgATGAGGTGGCGATCGACCAACCCtcaattgattttcaattttcaaactaAGTCTCCCTTAGCATTCATCTTAATTACCAATTTTATATCAccctaaaataatttattaacatttattaaataattatatatcgtTATGAATATTAATACAATTGCCACCAacattaaataattacatttctTTGTAAAAAAAACATCTATTTATTATCTCGCGTAGAATTGATATCGCTCATCCATGTTCTGTAGCGTCTTCCCCTCCTGTTGCGCCTCCAgtcatatctctctctctcgtctcccGCAAAAGCGTTCTCTCTCGTAAGACCTTTTTTCTCCTTGTGTCCAGATTTCTACCGCACCTCTGTCTATGTCTCTAGCATCCATCAAACAATCTCCTCGTCCTACATTTTTACAATGTGTCAAGCTTGAATCTCGGTGAATTTTTACGTAGTGCCATAGCTTGAATTTTGGTAAGGATCTAGTTACGCTCACGTAATCAGTATTCGTATTATGAATTTTTGAGTTGGGCTGGTGATGTATGATAGTTTACCGGTTAATGCatcaaataagacttttcttaaaagcaaatatttttttaaaactgtgATTTTTTATTTGTAGACAAGGCTTTTCTTAAATATATAGATCAaacttttttcataaaattaaataaaattcttCTTACAAGTAAATAAACCCTCTCATTCATATATTGAGACCAtgtaagtcaaaattttcataaaatcaaataagatttttttaaaattaaatataactcTTTATTTGTAAACGAGattttacttaaataaaatactaatagaGGAATATGTAAAGAAAATCATTTACAAATTCCTAAAAGAATGGCAATAGTGTACATCTTTGTTTatcttcttcttgttttttttttttttgggtggtgTTTTAAAGAGGGTGGCCAGACACTTCCAAGCCTTAACTATCAGAGACGCGTCACCACCAATCTGTGGCGTGCCTAGTATATTGAATATATACCATTTTCCATTGTTGGACTAACTACCCATTTTAAATAATAGTACTACtaatattaatttatgttaaaaagtaaatacaATACTTGCACGTAACTTATATATGgggttttgtttttttgttttcttaggggaaaaaaaagagtaactattattaaattaaattggaACCAACAATATCTAGAAGTCAATTAGGAAAATCGACTTTTCAAATCATTACATCAGAAGAAGACAAAGAAAAACGAGCAAGCGCATGAGCTGCTCCATTAGCCTCACGACGAGCATgaagaaaatttaaaacaatgtATCGGTGGGTATGAGCGTGAAAGTTCTCGGGCAATAAAGATGACCggaatttaattatcatattaatgAATGAATAATGACGATtgaatttttctaaaaatgagtTATATATAAACGCGTGCCGACACGTTCACTTCGACAGCGATGCCCCAATTCCAagactcccccccccccccaacccacccccaCCTAACTTTTAgtagaaaattatattttaatagtaaATATTCTTTCTCCAAATTGACCGGCAAAGAGATTGCCAGATTGGAATCGTGAATTAGGTtctgatgatttttttttattcataaaaatgTGTGTGCACGTTATGATTGCTATTAGCATATTGAAAGAGTAGACATATATTGAAAGAGTAAAGCTCTCTCTTTAAAatctatctatatctatataatatataaaagaggagtttttccctccatcttttccctctctttttctctctcttcttccatcaattttttcttttagtttttcataatttaattcttttgtaaatattgtcaaatttaattcattattttttttcaatatgcaccttaaatttaatactattgtataaaaacatcaaaaataaatttaaaatgaatatgctatgaaaattttaaaatattttattttctctcttttcattaaaattttataactttttatttatgtttgtatatgaaaatatttattatgacgcgtaactctataataataatgtgtaaatgctaatttttgttattgaataatttttattatact
This window encodes:
- the LOC131005708 gene encoding uncharacterized protein LOC131005708, with the translated sequence MSIPGNAESGTFSGQQQVHQQQSLNFSSAIPIKKRRFPVFQPCSPPREEKPSVLEDHDSKKKEEPNGQDGGMSSSEAKDSASLVNSGVTGSCASAVENEVAPLSLPNVDILASKPVEANPRISLGSLDDSGNKMVIVQSEKSSEPEVPDSSMIAQTAHVKQEIVGGQTEGTCGLQLSSGKMNVELSLGPKGSVIPASEHQQKEANFRKSDKLESLLSLGLHEEKLVLRDKKDIATDSSNPVSANRSNWDLNTTMDVWEGSTCSDAFAHGLVNIGGFNKSDNCGDNKSLLTIASTAYLGFNKGKHVLDGHTTSSSKSSPQECKMDDSLGLRLATPFMDTGRERSSLSDNLDLTSVGPNLSSKQVQLPIVNVSRAVKSEPIDDNSKRDCSIGSCSSTNMESSKLSSVKRECANNHSLETILQSSTSLVKLDDCRSIKSEVVQEHKQEVCNPKDAATLPVARVMQHQDSSASSSAVPVSLLPQSISPARLPTCSELTTNGDFVNQSEQSFHGKESQSNDKPDEATTMPIREDNNQLRPFELGISSVVDQDKFELARIDENAVEFCQNDDAAECGEVDMDISNETLEEDSSGSDTESAQNCAVDTVCEKEDEEYEDGEVREHVPHSAEGDPIVEGKNNDNLKLVRSDSQNLQPSDLSVGQSISTSLFKEKDVVEENLDETDGDPIKDHVGVCYEPNSEDSLQESYEVSEVVADEKKATGVTPDRQLDMSVEDVHESQVSCGIPTDGSHGIDAEIGGEATAKVFGENCSGEGDLTLSKVEACLNDHDAAKDSNNAGNKSRIINLSRPSAMAAPFKAKSISNRLLTSRSGKERYSDFDGEMQPRGNRDEFYTGGSNKFVKDRVYDQSVRNSRPNFMPGKGRISGRFGSFRGDWNSEQNFAPESSYGQSDYRVIRRKHTSSISDADLERNGYNIPQDGTSFGGNRRKTMNDEFSSLRRASLRRVSSGDRDGPVTRGFQMLHRIPRNTSPRRCSGEAGADMMGLRNDDKFMQHLSDDVVNPVYAQPQAMYEELDNQLVRGNRNFSTTLQRKGYPRIRSKSPARSRTRSPGQWSSPHRRSPNGLPELSQHRSPALYRMGRMRSPDHPCFHDDMVARRRGSPSYVARHNNDLREVDSGREHIHPRTADSNRRDSPGHFFPRNTRRSDALDSREMGEGEEYLNGPSHSNKFHELRGDGSIDDRRKFIERRGPVRSFRPNYNNDNENFRFHLNDGPRPYRFCPDPDTEFVERSNAREREFDGRIKHQSLAVQRRIRNIEEQQDGNYRPPVERVWHDDGFTDARVKRRRF